A genome region from Sphingomonas sp. BGYR3 includes the following:
- a CDS encoding transglycosylase domain-containing protein — translation MDQSETPPVTVRIQRNAAGLRTRLSGIRRRWWFRLIAWIALLAGVGTAVLWGMVARDLPSVEALKTYEPPLPSYVRSNDGAPVHIYARERRIQLDYSEYPPLLVSAFLAAEDRTFFEHGGLDYPGLVRAAFQGVVRGETPRGTSTITQQVAKNLLLNNEVSYVRKAREALLAWRIEDTLSKQKILELYLNQIALGRNAFGVEAAANAYFDKPLAQLTLPEMAYLAVLPKGPANYDPDRHADRAIERRNWVLGEMLRNGFITAAQHSAAVAAPLGAAPRRTPRFERGGGYFVEEVRRQLLDKFGEYQEDGPYSVYAGGLWVRTSFDPKIQDYAAKALREGLIRYESGRGWSGPIRNEEIRDGNWFGALIRTNVELDYADWRAAIVISRDGDSAQIGLTDGRTATLPRSGALMPVRGTGGIAFAALKPGDIIAVAPQGAAYALKSIPRVSGGMVVEEPRTGRVLAMQGGFDSRVQAFNRATQANRQPGSTIKPIVYTAALEAGMSPASIIVDGPLCVNQGPRLGQKCFRNFGGGSAGPRTMRWGIEQSRNLMTVRTATQTGMDKVVKLIQDVGVSEGRFPPYLSYALGAGETTVLRMVNAYSILVNHGRALTPSLIDYVQDRRGQVIWPEAWRPCDRCNAPDWDGKPMPRPNIRSRQIVDPLSAYQMVHITEGVIQRGTATTLRDLKRPIMGKTGTSTGPNDVWFVGGTPQMIAGLYIGYDSPRSLGGYAQGGTLAAPIYKTFAQAAYKDVPVLPFAAPAGIRMVRIDRMSGRPVFGTWPTDEPKAAVIWEAFKPEMEPRRAARARAEGERAAVSDPAKQGAAPRRATQSDSDFLQREGGIY, via the coding sequence ATGGATCAATCCGAAACGCCGCCCGTCACGGTTCGCATCCAGCGCAATGCCGCCGGGCTGCGGACCCGGCTGTCCGGGATCCGCCGGCGCTGGTGGTTCCGCCTGATCGCGTGGATCGCGCTGCTGGCCGGGGTCGGAACGGCGGTGCTGTGGGGGATGGTCGCCCGCGACCTGCCCTCGGTCGAGGCGCTCAAGACCTATGAACCGCCGCTGCCCAGCTATGTCCGGTCCAATGACGGCGCGCCGGTGCACATCTATGCCCGCGAACGGCGCATCCAGCTCGATTATTCAGAATATCCGCCGCTCCTGGTCAGCGCCTTTCTGGCGGCGGAGGATCGCACCTTTTTCGAACATGGCGGCCTTGATTATCCTGGCCTGGTGCGCGCGGCATTTCAGGGCGTGGTGCGCGGGGAAACGCCGCGCGGCACGTCCACCATCACGCAACAGGTTGCCAAGAACCTGCTGCTGAACAACGAAGTCAGCTATGTCCGCAAGGCGCGCGAGGCGCTGCTCGCCTGGCGGATCGAGGATACGCTGTCCAAGCAGAAGATCCTTGAGCTGTATCTGAACCAGATCGCGCTCGGCCGGAACGCGTTCGGGGTCGAGGCGGCGGCCAATGCCTATTTCGACAAGCCGCTGGCGCAGCTGACCCTGCCGGAAATGGCCTATCTTGCCGTGCTGCCCAAGGGGCCGGCCAATTACGATCCCGATCGCCATGCCGACCGCGCGATCGAACGGCGCAACTGGGTGCTGGGCGAAATGCTGCGCAACGGCTTCATCACCGCGGCGCAGCATTCGGCGGCGGTTGCCGCCCCGCTAGGCGCCGCACCGCGCCGCACGCCCCGGTTCGAGCGCGGGGGCGGCTATTTCGTCGAAGAGGTGCGCCGCCAGCTGCTCGACAAGTTCGGCGAGTATCAGGAAGACGGGCCGTACAGCGTCTATGCCGGCGGCCTGTGGGTCCGCACCTCGTTCGATCCCAAGATTCAGGATTATGCTGCAAAGGCGCTGCGCGAAGGGCTGATCCGGTATGAATCCGGTCGCGGCTGGTCCGGCCCGATCCGCAACGAGGAAATCCGCGACGGCAACTGGTTCGGCGCGCTGATCCGCACCAATGTCGAACTCGATTACGCCGACTGGCGCGCCGCGATCGTCATTTCCCGCGACGGCGACAGCGCACAGATCGGGCTGACCGACGGGCGCACCGCCACGCTGCCCCGGTCGGGCGCGCTGATGCCGGTGCGGGGCACGGGCGGCATCGCTTTTGCCGCGCTGAAGCCCGGCGACATCATCGCGGTTGCACCGCAGGGCGCGGCCTATGCGCTGAAATCCATCCCGCGCGTGTCGGGCGGCATGGTGGTCGAAGAACCGCGCACCGGCCGCGTGCTGGCGATGCAGGGCGGGTTCGATTCGCGGGTTCAGGCATTCAACCGCGCAACCCAGGCCAATCGCCAGCCCGGATCGACGATCAAGCCGATCGTGTACACCGCCGCGCTCGAAGCGGGGATGAGCCCGGCCAGCATCATCGTCGATGGCCCGCTCTGCGTGAATCAGGGCCCGCGCCTGGGCCAGAAATGCTTCCGCAATTTCGGCGGCGGATCGGCGGGGCCGCGCACCATGCGCTGGGGCATCGAACAGTCGCGCAACCTGATGACGGTGCGCACCGCCACCCAGACCGGCATGGACAAGGTGGTGAAGCTGATTCAGGACGTGGGCGTCAGCGAAGGCCGCTTCCCGCCCTATCTGTCCTATGCGCTGGGCGCGGGCGAAACGACCGTGCTGCGGATGGTCAATGCCTATTCCATCCTGGTCAATCACGGCCGCGCGCTCACCCCGTCGCTGATCGACTATGTTCAGGACCGCCGCGGTCAGGTGATCTGGCCGGAGGCATGGCGGCCCTGTGATCGCTGCAACGCGCCCGACTGGGACGGAAAGCCGATGCCGCGCCCCAATATCCGCTCGCGCCAGATCGTCGATCCGCTCAGCGCCTATCAGATGGTGCACATTACCGAAGGGGTGATTCAGCGGGGCACCGCCACGACGCTGCGCGATCTGAAACGCCCGATCATGGGCAAGACGGGAACGTCCACCGGCCCCAACGACGTGTGGTTCGTCGGCGGCACGCCCCAGATGATTGCGGGCCTGTACATCGGTTATGACAGCCCGCGCAGCCTGGGCGGATACGCACAGGGCGGCACGCTGGCCGCACCGATCTACAAGACCTTTGCTCAGGCCGCGTACAAGGATGTGCCGGTGCTGCCCTTTGCCGCGCCGGCGGGCATCCGCATGGTCCGCATCGACCGGATGAGCGGCCGCCCCGTCTTTGGCACCTGGCCGACCGACGAGCCCAAGGCCGCCGTAATCTGGGAAGCCTTCAAGCCGGAGATGGAGCCGCGCCGCGCCGCGCGCGCCCGTGCAGAGGGCGAACGCGCCGCGGTCAGCGACCCTGCGAAACAGGGTGCCGCACCCCGGCGCGCCACCCAGTCCGACAGCGACTTCTTGCAAAGGGAGGGGGGAATCTACTAG
- the prfB gene encoding peptide chain release factor 2: MRAEAQAHIDQINDALALLRRSLDWDRALRRLDELNARVEDQALWNNPKLAQDVMRERRRLDEAISATRAIESELADTAELIEMAEAEGDTAMADEGVAALAELAGRAETDKVKALLSGEADANDTYIEINSGAGGTESNDWAEMLQRMYTRWAEKHGYKVELIDYHAGEQAGIKSATLLVKGENAYGYAKTESGVHRLVRISPYDSSARRHTSFSSIWVYPVIDDNIEVEINESELRIDTYRASGAGGQHINTTDSAVRITHLPTGIVVQCQNQRSQHKNKAEAYNQLRARLYERELAEREAAANAQNATKTDIGWGHQIRSYVLQPYQLVKDLRTGVTSTSPSDVLDGDLDAFMAAALAQRVTGEAVQVEDVD; encoded by the coding sequence ATGCGCGCCGAAGCGCAAGCCCATATCGACCAGATCAACGATGCGCTCGCGCTGCTGCGCCGCTCGCTGGACTGGGATCGCGCGCTGCGCCGCCTCGACGAGCTGAACGCCCGGGTCGAGGATCAGGCGTTGTGGAACAATCCCAAGCTGGCGCAGGACGTGATGCGCGAACGCCGCCGGCTGGACGAGGCGATCAGCGCGACCCGCGCGATCGAATCGGAACTGGCCGACACCGCCGAACTCATCGAAATGGCCGAAGCCGAAGGCGACACCGCCATGGCGGATGAGGGCGTTGCCGCCCTGGCCGAACTGGCCGGCCGGGCAGAGACGGACAAGGTCAAGGCGCTGTTGTCGGGTGAGGCGGACGCCAACGACACCTATATCGAAATCAATTCCGGCGCGGGCGGCACGGAATCGAACGACTGGGCCGAAATGCTGCAGCGGATGTACACCCGCTGGGCGGAAAAGCATGGCTACAAGGTCGAGCTGATCGATTATCACGCCGGCGAACAGGCGGGGATCAAATCGGCGACCCTGCTGGTCAAGGGCGAGAATGCCTATGGCTATGCCAAGACCGAAAGCGGCGTCCACCGCCTTGTCCGCATCAGCCCGTATGACAGCTCGGCGCGCCGCCACACCAGCTTCTCCTCGATCTGGGTCTATCCGGTGATCGACGACAATATCGAGGTGGAGATCAACGAAAGCGAGCTGCGCATCGACACCTATCGCGCGTCGGGTGCCGGCGGACAGCACATCAACACCACCGATTCCGCGGTCCGCATCACGCACCTGCCCACCGGGATCGTGGTGCAGTGCCAGAACCAGCGCAGCCAGCACAAGAACAAGGCAGAGGCGTATAACCAGCTGCGCGCCCGCCTGTACGAACGCGAACTGGCCGAGCGCGAGGCGGCGGCGAATGCGCAGAACGCGACCAAGACCGATATCGGCTGGGGCCACCAGATTCGGTCCTATGTGCTGCAACCCTATCAGCTGGTGAAGGACCTGCGCACCGGCGTCACCTCGACCTCGCCGTCCGACGTGCTCGACGGCGATCTCGATGCGTTCATGGCCGCCGCGCTCGCCCAGCGCGTGACGGGCGAGGCGGTTCAGGTGGAGGACGTCGACTGA
- a CDS encoding methyltransferase domain-containing protein: MTAPRAAFRLLSAACGALALSLMLAGCGTAPGSPGNRTDDDTEDFPAADRPVAAIVSSRWSTEESRDRLREADTVMDKAEITPGMTVADIGAGEGYYTTRLADRVGARGRVLAEDIIPSIHSALAERVTRERLSNVSVRLGEASDPKLPENSFDRIFMVHMYHEIEQPYAFLWRMRPSLKPDGLVVVVDANRPTEQHGTPPNLLRCEFAAVGYSLVEIEPMPRAGGYFATFRVAGPRPEPRDIVPCRLRKPAAKN, from the coding sequence ATGACCGCGCCGCGCGCTGCCTTCCGGCTTTTGTCCGCCGCGTGCGGCGCGCTGGCCCTGTCGCTGATGCTTGCCGGTTGCGGCACTGCCCCGGGCAGCCCCGGCAACCGGACGGACGACGATACCGAGGATTTTCCGGCCGCGGACCGTCCCGTCGCGGCCATCGTGTCCAGTCGCTGGTCCACCGAGGAATCGCGCGACCGGTTGCGTGAGGCGGACACGGTGATGGACAAGGCGGAAATCACGCCCGGCATGACCGTGGCCGATATCGGCGCGGGCGAGGGCTATTACACCACGCGCCTTGCCGACCGGGTCGGTGCGCGCGGCCGCGTGCTGGCCGAAGACATCATCCCGTCCATCCATTCCGCGCTGGCCGAGCGGGTGACGCGCGAACGGCTGTCCAATGTCTCGGTCCGGCTGGGCGAGGCATCCGATCCCAAGCTGCCGGAAAACAGCTTCGACCGCATTTTCATGGTCCATATGTATCATGAGATCGAGCAGCCCTATGCCTTTCTGTGGCGGATGCGGCCCTCGCTGAAACCCGACGGGCTGGTCGTGGTGGTCGATGCCAACCGGCCGACCGAACAGCACGGCACGCCGCCTAACCTGCTACGCTGCGAATTCGCGGCGGTCGGCTATTCGCTGGTCGAAATCGAACCGATGCCCCGCGCAGGCGGCTATTTCGCAACCTTCCGCGTCGCCGGGCCGCGCCCGGAGCCCCGCGACATCGTGCCCTGCCGCCTCCGGAAACCTGCGGCGAAGAACTAG
- the thiL gene encoding thiamine-phosphate kinase, translating to MTESDFIDALRRLPLHPGARGLRDDAALLELGGETLILTHDAMAAGVHFLADADPADIAWKLVATNLSDLAAKGAEPLGVLIGATLGPGAERFVEGLGEALRAFSVPLMGGDTISVPGRSAAVHGLTAIGRATHRPVPDRAGARAGDPLYITGTIGAAMLGHALLSGGRPCPDDLAQAYLRPVPLLAEGRMLAPCVSAMMDISDGVLIDAARMADASGVTAWIDSAAIPYADALRDADPLLQGEALRWGDDYALLFAAAEGAVPPGLTAHRIGWLAERGAAAVMLDGVPQTGRLGYEHGG from the coding sequence ATGACCGAATCCGATTTCATCGACGCGCTGCGCCGCCTGCCGCTGCACCCTGGCGCGCGCGGCCTGCGCGACGATGCGGCGCTGCTGGAACTGGGCGGTGAGACGCTGATCCTGACGCATGATGCCATGGCGGCGGGCGTGCATTTCCTGGCCGATGCGGACCCTGCCGACATCGCCTGGAAGCTGGTGGCGACCAACCTGTCCGACCTGGCGGCCAAGGGTGCGGAGCCGCTGGGCGTGCTGATCGGCGCGACGCTGGGGCCGGGGGCGGAGCGGTTTGTCGAGGGGCTGGGCGAGGCGCTGCGCGCCTTTTCCGTGCCGCTGATGGGCGGGGATACGATTTCGGTGCCAGGGCGCTCGGCCGCGGTCCATGGCCTGACGGCGATCGGGCGGGCGACGCATCGCCCGGTGCCGGACCGGGCGGGCGCGCGGGCGGGCGATCCGCTGTACATCACCGGCACGATCGGCGCGGCGATGCTGGGCCACGCCCTGTTGAGCGGGGGGCGGCCATGCCCCGACGATCTGGCCCAGGCCTATCTGCGCCCGGTGCCTTTATTGGCCGAGGGGCGGATGCTGGCCCCGTGCGTCAGCGCGATGATGGACATTTCCGACGGGGTGCTGATCGACGCGGCGCGGATGGCCGATGCCAGCGGCGTGACCGCATGGATCGACAGTGCCGCCATTCCCTATGCCGACGCGCTGCGCGATGCCGACCCGCTGCTGCAGGGTGAGGCGCTGCGCTGGGGCGATGATTATGCGCTGCTGTTCGCCGCTGCCGAGGGGGCGGTGCCGCCCGGCCTGACGGCGCACCGCATCGGATGGCTGGCAGAGCGCGGTGCGGCGGCGGTGATGCTGGATGGCGTGCCGCAGACGGGGCGGCTGGGCTATGAGCATGGCGGCTAG
- a CDS encoding NADPH-dependent FMN reductase, with translation MRVLVLYGSYRRDRQGIRLAEWLVRAMSDRSHSVELVDAQAVGLPMLDRMYKEYPAGTAPEALETLAGMLKSADGFLFVTGEYNWGVQPGLKNLTDHFLEEWFWRPAAIASYSAGRLGGARANSAWHPTLSEMGMAVVPSTLTVGQIGQALDEDAQPQGDGGHALERAFPRFAADFEWWMEAAKAQRERADPPY, from the coding sequence ATGCGCGTTCTCGTCCTTTACGGTTCCTATCGCCGCGATCGTCAGGGCATCCGGCTGGCCGAATGGCTGGTCCGGGCGATGAGCGACCGGTCGCACTCGGTCGAACTGGTCGATGCACAGGCCGTCGGGCTGCCGATGCTGGACCGGATGTACAAGGAATATCCGGCCGGCACGGCGCCGGAGGCGTTGGAGACGCTGGCCGGAATGCTGAAATCGGCGGACGGGTTCCTGTTCGTCACGGGCGAATATAACTGGGGGGTACAGCCGGGCCTGAAGAACCTGACCGACCATTTTCTGGAAGAATGGTTCTGGCGGCCGGCCGCTATCGCCAGCTATTCCGCCGGGCGGCTGGGCGGGGCGCGGGCCAATTCGGCCTGGCATCCGACGCTGAGCGAGATGGGCATGGCGGTGGTGCCATCCACGCTGACCGTGGGTCAGATCGGGCAGGCGCTGGATGAGGACGCACAGCCGCAGGGCGATGGCGGCCATGCGCTGGAACGCGCCTTTCCCCGGTTTGCGGCCGATTTCGAATGGTGGATGGAAGCGGCCAAGGCCCAGCGCGAGCGTGCGGATCCGCCCTATTGA
- the crcB gene encoding fluoride efflux transporter CrcB: MIHLFLAMAGGAIGAGLRYLTGRAATALFGTGLPWGTLFVNLSGGLLMGMLAAAVLRIEAGETWRVFLGVGVLGGFTTFSAFSLEVMTMLQRGDWSLAVGYAVVSVIGSVAALGLGLGLVRGLA; the protein is encoded by the coding sequence ATGATCCATCTGTTTCTCGCCATGGCGGGCGGCGCGATCGGGGCAGGGCTGCGGTACCTGACCGGACGGGCTGCCACCGCGCTGTTCGGCACCGGCCTGCCCTGGGGCACCCTGTTCGTGAACCTGTCGGGCGGCCTGTTGATGGGGATGCTCGCCGCCGCCGTGCTGCGCATCGAGGCGGGCGAGACGTGGCGGGTGTTCCTTGGCGTCGGCGTGCTGGGCGGCTTCACCACCTTTTCCGCCTTTTCGCTTGAGGTCATGACGATGCTTCAGCGCGGCGACTGGTCGCTGGCGGTCGGCTATGCCGTTGTTTCGGTGATCGGATCGGTTGCAGCGCTCGGCCTTGGCCTCGGGCTGGTCAGGGGGCTGGCATGA
- a CDS encoding RluA family pseudouridine synthase has product MTDEHQVRQFTVAADDDGIRLDRWFKRHLPDASFNIVSRWARTGQLRLDGARATPGDRIAAGQVIRVPPAEPVKPEKPARPVRQRPPLSPEQVEFAQSLVIHRDAAALVLNKPPGLATQGGTKTFDHVDGLLDALQFEQEGRPKLVHRLDKDTSGALLIARSARAAGYFAKSFSSRTARKVYWALVVGVPSIEDGFIDLPIGKQPGTGGEKMHVDEENGQPARTRYRMIERAGNRAAWVELQPMTGRTHQLRVHMAAIGHPIVGDGKYGGPEAFLSGGISRKMHLHARRLRIDHPDGGALDVTAELPVHIAESMKLLAFDLSLGERTMIDDGPPPPSRAVLKQQAKAHAKQVRKERRGERRSRGSRG; this is encoded by the coding sequence ATGACGGACGAACATCAGGTCCGGCAGTTCACCGTGGCGGCGGATGACGACGGCATCCGCCTCGATCGCTGGTTCAAACGGCATCTGCCCGATGCCAGTTTCAACATCGTGTCGCGCTGGGCGCGGACCGGCCAGCTTCGCCTCGACGGCGCGCGCGCCACACCGGGCGACCGCATCGCCGCCGGACAGGTGATCCGGGTGCCCCCGGCCGAACCCGTAAAACCGGAAAAGCCCGCACGGCCCGTGCGTCAGCGCCCGCCGCTGTCGCCGGAACAGGTGGAATTTGCCCAGTCGCTGGTCATCCACCGCGATGCCGCCGCGCTGGTGCTGAACAAGCCCCCCGGCCTTGCGACCCAGGGCGGGACCAAGACGTTCGACCATGTCGACGGCCTGCTCGACGCGCTGCAGTTCGAACAGGAAGGGCGGCCGAAACTGGTCCACCGGCTGGACAAGGACACGTCGGGCGCACTGCTGATCGCCCGTTCGGCGCGGGCGGCGGGCTATTTCGCCAAAAGCTTTTCCAGCCGCACCGCGCGCAAGGTCTATTGGGCGCTGGTCGTCGGCGTGCCCAGCATCGAGGACGGGTTCATCGACCTGCCGATCGGCAAACAGCCGGGCACGGGCGGCGAAAAAATGCATGTTGACGAGGAAAACGGCCAGCCTGCCCGCACCCGCTATCGCATGATCGAACGGGCGGGCAACCGCGCCGCCTGGGTCGAATTGCAACCCATGACCGGGCGAACGCATCAGCTGCGCGTGCACATGGCCGCGATCGGCCATCCCATTGTCGGCGACGGCAAATATGGGGGACCGGAGGCGTTCCTGTCCGGCGGGATCAGCCGCAAGATGCACCTGCACGCACGGCGGCTGCGCATCGATCATCCCGATGGCGGCGCGCTGGACGTGACGGCCGAACTGCCCGTGCATATCGCCGAAAGCATGAAGCTGCTCGCCTTTGACCTCAGCCTTGGCGAGCGCACGATGATCGACGATGGCCCGCCCCCGCCCAGCCGCGCCGTGCTGAAGCAGCAGGCAAAGGCCCATGCCAAGCAGGTCCGCAAGGAGCGCCGCGGCGAACGGCGCAGCCGGGGCAGCCGGGGATGA
- a CDS encoding HAD-IA family hydrolase — MNRLALFDCDGTLVDSQANICLAMEAAFDGAGLAPPPRTQIRRIVGLSLPQAMAALLPDADDGFHMALADAYKAAFFRLRSSGTMLAEPLYDGIADLLVSLADTGWVMGVATGKSDRGLGLILAHHRIDHHFTTLQTADRHPSKPHPSMVEQAMAESGASPETTVMIGDTHYDMAMARAAGTHAVGVSWGYHAPDELIAAGAAWVADDAHQLRALKAALA, encoded by the coding sequence ATGAACCGCCTCGCTTTGTTCGATTGCGATGGCACGCTGGTCGACAGCCAGGCGAACATCTGCCTGGCGATGGAGGCCGCGTTCGACGGCGCCGGGCTGGCCCCGCCGCCGCGCACGCAAATCCGCCGGATCGTGGGGCTCAGCCTGCCCCAGGCGATGGCCGCGCTGTTGCCGGATGCCGATGACGGTTTTCACATGGCGCTGGCCGATGCGTACAAGGCGGCCTTTTTCCGCCTGCGGTCCAGCGGCACCATGCTGGCCGAACCGCTGTATGACGGGATTGCCGATCTGCTGGTTTCGCTTGCGGACACAGGCTGGGTGATGGGGGTTGCCACTGGCAAGTCCGATCGCGGCCTGGGCCTGATCCTTGCCCATCACCGCATCGACCATCATTTCACGACCCTGCAGACGGCGGACCGGCATCCGTCCAAACCGCATCCGTCGATGGTGGAACAGGCGATGGCGGAATCGGGCGCATCGCCGGAAACGACGGTGATGATCGGCGACACCCATTACGACATGGCGATGGCCAGGGCCGCCGGCACGCACGCGGTCGGCGTTTCCTGGGGCTATCACGCGCCGGACGAACTGATCGCGGCGGGCGCGGCATGGGTGGCCGATGACGCGCATCAGCTTCGCGCGCTGAAGGCGGCGCTGGCATGA
- a CDS encoding ATP12 family protein, with product MKRFWTRADAVRGPGGWGVTLDRRPVNTPGRAPLKLPGQALAHAVAEEWNGVGDTIDPRAMPLTGLANAAIDRIAPNAEQFAAGLAAYAASDLVCYRATDPAALIDRQEEAWDPPLAWAQAQYDVRFQVTQGVMHVDQPPVTVIRLGAAVVAMDAFHLAALSPLVTTTGSLVLALWLAEGGADPDTVWSAAMVDEDWQEERWGKDEQAQQARAARRADFDAGVRFLQLIRSE from the coding sequence ATGAAGCGGTTCTGGACGCGTGCCGATGCCGTTCGCGGCCCCGGCGGCTGGGGCGTGACGCTGGATCGCAGGCCAGTGAACACGCCCGGCCGCGCACCGCTGAAACTGCCCGGACAGGCGCTTGCCCATGCAGTGGCGGAGGAATGGAACGGCGTGGGCGACACCATCGATCCGCGCGCCATGCCGCTGACCGGCCTTGCCAATGCCGCCATCGACCGGATTGCGCCCAATGCGGAACAGTTTGCCGCCGGCCTTGCCGCCTATGCCGCCAGCGACCTTGTCTGTTACCGCGCAACCGATCCCGCCGCGCTGATCGACCGGCAGGAAGAGGCATGGGATCCCCCGCTGGCCTGGGCACAGGCGCAATACGACGTGCGGTTTCAGGTGACACAGGGCGTGATGCACGTCGATCAGCCGCCGGTGACGGTCATCCGCCTGGGCGCTGCGGTCGTGGCGATGGATGCGTTTCACCTGGCCGCGCTGTCGCCGCTGGTCACGACGACGGGTTCGCTCGTCCTGGCGCTATGGCTGGCCGAAGGCGGGGCCGACCCCGACACCGTGTGGTCCGCCGCCATGGTGGACGAGGATTGGCAGGAGGAACGCTGGGGCAAGGATGAGCAGGCCCAACAGGCGCGCGCCGCCCGCCGCGCCGATTTCGACGCCGGCGTTCGCTTCCTTCAGCTCATCCGTTCCGAATAG
- the gmk gene encoding guanylate kinase — protein MPAPVAGMAERNEPDPHGFQRRGVLFVLSSPSGAGKSTIARRLLAEEGENLRMSVSATTRPIRKGEVDGRDYHFIDTDTFKAMVARHEFLEWAHVFDHRYGTPRALIDQMLDAGKDVLFDIDWQGAQQLFQLKGGDVVRVFILPPSMKELRRRLESRGTDTQEVIDRRMDRADREASHWDSYDYVLVNDDVDACFQQVRTILHAERLKRSRQPGLIGFIRELGRG, from the coding sequence ATGCCCGCGCCAGTAGCGGGCATGGCAGAGCGAAACGAACCCGATCCCCATGGCTTTCAACGGCGCGGGGTCCTTTTCGTGCTCTCCTCGCCTTCGGGCGCGGGGAAATCGACCATTGCCCGGCGGCTGCTGGCCGAGGAGGGCGAAAACCTGCGCATGTCGGTGTCCGCGACCACGCGCCCGATCCGCAAGGGCGAGGTGGATGGCCGGGACTATCATTTCATCGATACCGACACGTTCAAGGCGATGGTCGCGCGGCACGAGTTCCTGGAATGGGCGCATGTGTTCGACCATCGATACGGCACGCCGCGCGCGCTGATCGATCAGATGCTGGATGCGGGCAAGGATGTATTGTTCGACATCGACTGGCAGGGCGCGCAGCAGCTGTTTCAGCTGAAGGGCGGCGACGTCGTGCGCGTGTTCATCCTGCCCCCGTCGATGAAGGAGCTGCGCCGCCGGCTGGAGTCGCGCGGCACGGACACGCAGGAGGTGATCGACCGGCGCATGGACCGGGCGGACCGCGAGGCGAGCCATTGGGACAGCTATGACTATGTGCTGGTCAATGACGATGTCGATGCTTGTTTCCAGCAGGTGCGCACGATCCTGCACGCCGAACGGCTGAAACGGTCGCGCCAGCCGGGCCTGATCGGATTTATCCGCGAGCTGGGTCGCGGCTGA